The Streptomyces sp. NBC_00306 sequence GCGCCCCCGACGGAATCCCATCCCCGGTGCAGACCTCCACGGTTGCGCTCGGCCACGGGGCAGAGGCCTGATCGATCAGGCTCCGCATTACCCCTGACGTAATCGACCCCACCGCGCCACCACGGCACCGTGGAACACATCAGCGGGACCCCCGGCGAGGGATCCCGAACCGCAAGGCCCGAGGAGCGCGCACCATGTCTCTCACGTCCCCCGACACCACCGCGGGTTCCACCGCCGACGCCACCCGTCACGTCGTCCAGGAGTTCGTCGCCGCCCGGGTGGCCGGTGACGTCGAGCGGCTCGTCGAGATCTTCGCCGACCAGGTCGACTGGCAGCTCGCCGAGAACCCCGCCGTCCCGTGGATCCGCCCGCGCTCCACCGGTGCGGAGTGCGCCGCCCAGTTCACCGACCTCGCCGAGCACACGGTCGCCGAGGACGCGCGGGCCTCCGTCGACACCTTCCTCGTGGACGGCGCCGACGCCGTCCTGATGGGACATCTCTCGGGAACCGTGCGGGCCACGGGAAAGACCTTCGAGGGCCCCTTCGCCCTCCACCTCACGGTCGGGGAGGGCCGGATCACCCGGCACCATCTGTACGAGAACAGCCTGTCGATCGCCGAGGCGTGCACCGCCAACTGAGCCCGAGTTCCCGGCCGTCGGCCGGGTCCGGACCACGCCGGTGACACGGCCGACGGCCGGCACGCCGCCACGAAGCAGGACCCGCGGCGGGTTCAGATGCCCGGGAAGAGAACGGGCGGCCCTGTGACCCGGCGCGCTGGGCGGGTTCGCGGTGTTGAACTGCACAGATCGCCTTTCGGTTGTTTCACATCCGTACGTATTGACGCGGCCGGAAGTCCCAGAAAAGTCCCAGGGAACCGGCACTTCCGACGGCCACTGTTTCGGCTTTGGGCAGCGGAGAGGACGCAAGCAGTCGAAGTGCGGTGCTCCACGGCAGCTGGCAACAGACAACGGTGGCCGTCATCCCGCTGCACTGGTCTCCACCTCGCACTAACGCTGTGAAAGTGCACCGGTGCCGCCTTCAGGGATGCCGATGACCTCGACAGTCACCCCTCGTGCCGCCAGAGCCATCGCGGTCTGCGCGATGGTGATCTGGGAGAAGCCGAAGACGGAGTCCGGGGTCAGGCTCGTGCGGTTCTTGAGGAGCATCGCAAGGACGATTCGCTTGGGCGTGTAGTCATCAGGAAGTAGGCGTGCGCCTCGACTCAGCCGGGCCAATTTCGCGGTGAACTCGCTGCGGACCTGGGCGGACTCCTGGAGCAGTTCCACTGCGACCCTGGCCTGGCTGAACAGGTGGCTCAGCGGACCGGAACCGCCTGCCCGCTTGACGAGGATCAGGGTGTCGTCGGGCGTGAGCAGGTCGCAGATCTCGACCTGGTCCCTGGGCCGGAGAGGGTTGGCGACGTTCTTGGTGTCGAGGCAGAGCCAGCGGGGCTGACCGTCAGCCACCTCGCTGTTGTACTCGTCAGCCACTCTGTTGTTGTAGGTGTTCTCCGACTCGCCGTTCTCCCAGGAGGGGAGGGAGACGGAAGGCAAAGGAGAGAACAGCGCCCGCACCGTGGCGCGGCACTCTTCGACATAGGCAGCCCCGGCCTCGTACCACTCGCCGTCCATCAGGAAGAACCGTCTGGAGCCGAGGGACACGCCGGTCTCCAGCCAGGTCAGCGCGCTGGTGACGGCGAGCGTGTCGGCGATCCCCCTCCGGCGGCCCCTGGCCAGGGTCACCGTCCCTTCGTGTAGTGCCTTGAGACGCCCACCGGACGGTGCGAGCCGGGCCCGGGTGAGCACGTACCCGAGGTCGAAGTCGTCCGAACGCAGGGCTCCGTTGTCGCTGTTGATCTGGGTTATGTACGTGGTGGCCTCGGCGTATGCCGTGAGATGTTCGGAGGGGACACAGACGGAGATGCTTCCGTCGTCGGGGTGCCCGAGACGGTCGTCCAGGGTTTCGCCGAGGGTGTCGAGGGTCGTCGGGTCGCTGACCGGGACGATGTGGTCGATGAACTCCAGCTCTTGATGCGGGATGTCCTCGCGGCAGATCCTGGCGATGGTCCGCAGGTCGGAGAGCAGGGCTTCGGGTTCGATTCCGAGGGCGATCCGCAGCCCGCACCCGCCCTGGGCGCTCACGGCCTTGCCGAGGCTGTACCGCGACCGGGTGAGCGGCAGGTTGTCGAGGTATCCGCCCAGGCTGCGCACGATGCGCGAGTGGTCGCGAATACCCAGCAATGGGACCGAGGCGCCGCCCGGAACCAGGGAGATGTCCGTTCGTGCCTGCCCGAGAGATCTCGACACAGCTCCGCGGATCAAGTTCGGGTCCATCTGCCGGATGGCGAACGAGAGACCGAAACGCCTGTCCTTGAGGTGTTCAGGGATCAAGCGGTACCCCTGGTCGCAACCGATGGCATACACCACGCCATCGACTGCGAGTAGCAGTACGGCGGCGGTGCGGCGG is a genomic window containing:
- a CDS encoding nuclear transport factor 2 family protein; this translates as MSLTSPDTTAGSTADATRHVVQEFVAARVAGDVERLVEIFADQVDWQLAENPAVPWIRPRSTGAECAAQFTDLAEHTVAEDARASVDTFLVDGADAVLMGHLSGTVRATGKTFEGPFALHLTVGEGRITRHHLYENSLSIAEACTAN
- a CDS encoding TIGR04141 family sporadically distributed protein, translating into MPSHTEVRTVYRLSGVAPTIEAMLDALDVELLDSLGVDPHLPEALGVPAVYITCGMERAEAPWCEPMSRTTGIAVNESVRRTAAVLLLAVDGVVYAIGCDQGYRLIPEHLKDRRFGLSFAIRQMDPNLIRGAVSRSLGQARTDISLVPGGASVPLLGIRDHSRIVRSLGGYLDNLPLTRSRYSLGKAVSAQGGCGLRIALGIEPEALLSDLRTIARICREDIPHQELEFIDHIVPVSDPTTLDTLGETLDDRLGHPDDGSISVCVPSEHLTAYAEATTYITQINSDNGALRSDDFDLGYVLTRARLAPSGGRLKALHEGTVTLARGRRRGIADTLAVTSALTWLETGVSLGSRRFFLMDGEWYEAGAAYVEECRATVRALFSPLPSVSLPSWENGESENTYNNRVADEYNSEVADGQPRWLCLDTKNVANPLRPRDQVEICDLLTPDDTLILVKRAGGSGPLSHLFSQARVAVELLQESAQVRSEFTAKLARLSRGARLLPDDYTPKRIVLAMLLKNRTSLTPDSVFGFSQITIAQTAMALAARGVTVEVIGIPEGGTGALSQR